One Vitis vinifera cultivar Pinot Noir 40024 chromosome 8, ASM3070453v1 genomic window carries:
- the LOC100262351 gene encoding polygalacturonase, translated as MSLKRRFIPFLIVFLLSFPCYYGLQGNPPYDYLDDAYGYDSSRAYEKWPWRKFGSKIMGSKRIGKVGRSLASVKTVSVNDYGAKGDGSDATEAFKKAWEAACSSQGSVLVVPQTKNYLLKPITFQGPCKSSITVQIYGTVQASADRSAYSNDMTRWLVFENVQNLAVQGGGTINGNGKTWWENSCKVNDDLSCKDAPTALTFYNCKNLVVKNLKIQNAQQMHVSFEKCVGVQASGLTVTAPGDSPNTDGIHVTDTQNIQISSSVLGTGDDCISIVSGTQNLQATGITCGPGHGISIGSLGSGNSEAHVSDITVNGATLSGTTNGVRIKTWQGGSGSASNIKFQNIEMHNVKNPIIIDQKYCDQDKPCKSQSRAVQVQNVLYQNIKGTSSSNEAIQLDCSDKFPCQGVVLQDIDIEIGGGRATKAVCNNAKVTEKGDVSPSCT; from the exons ATGTCTCTAAAAAGACGCTTCATCCCATTTCTCATCGTCTTTCTGCTTTCTTTCCCATGCTACTACGGTTTGCAAGGGAACCCACCTTACGATTATCTTGACGACGCATATGGCTATGATTCTTCCCGGGCGTATGAGAAGTGGCCATGGCGCAAATTTGGAAGTAAAATCATGGGCTCTAAGAGGATTGGTAAAGTGGGTAGATCTTTGGCTTCAGTTAAAACGGTTAGCGTGAATGATTATGGAGCTAAAGGTGATGGAAGTGATGCCACAGAG GCATTCAAGAAAGCTTGGGAGGCAGCTTGTTCATCTCAAGGATCTGTCCTAGTGGTGCCCCAAACCAAGAACTATCTCCTTAAGCCAATTACATTTCAAGGTCCTTGCAAATCCAGTATTACAGTGCAG ataTATGGAACTGTCCAGGCATCTGCTGATCGATCCGCCTACAGTAACGATATGACCCGGTGGCTTGTCTTTGAAAATGTCCAAAACTTAGCGGTTCAAGGTGGTGGAACCATCAATGGAAATGGGAAGACATGGTGGGAGAACTCTTGCAAAGTGAACGATGATCTT TCTTGCAAGGATGCACCAACG GCCTTAACCTTCTACAACTGCAAGAACTTGGTAGTGAAGAACCTCAAGATCCAAAATGCCCAGCAAATGcatgtttcttttgaaaaatgcgTGGGTGTTCAAGCTTCGGGTCTCACTGTAACTGCACCAGGGGACAGCCCCAACACTGATGGAATCCATGTGACTGACACCCAAAATATCCAGATTTCAAGCTCAGTTTTAGGAACAG GTGACGACTGTATTTCAATTGTGAGTGGAACCCAGAACTTGCAAGCCACTGGTATCACCTGTGGACCAGGCCATGGAATCAG TATTGGAAGCTTAGGATCTGGAAACTCAGAGGCTCACGTTTCAGATATTACAGTGAACGGGGCAACCCTTTCGGGAACCACAAATGGAGTTAGAATCAAGACATGGCAG GGAGGGTCTGGAAGCGCAAGCAACATCAAATTCCAGAACATTGAAATGCATAATGTGAAAAACCctataataatagaccaaaagTACTGTGACCAGGACAAACCATGCAAATCACAG AGCCGGGCGGTTCAAGTGCAAAATGTGTTGTACCAGAACATCAAAGGAACAAGTTCTTCAAATGAGGCTATACAACTTGATTGTAGCGACAAGTTTCCATGTCAGGGGGTTGTGCTGCAAGACATTGATATAGAAATTGGAGGAGGAAGAGCAACCAAAGCTGTGTGCAACAATGCCAAAGTGACTGAAAAAGGAGATGTGTCTCCAAGTTGCACTTGA